In Kitasatospora sp. NA04385, a single genomic region encodes these proteins:
- a CDS encoding heavy-metal-associated domain-containing protein, translating into MSTTTAVFTVEGMSCGHCERTVTAGLTALNGVTNVTADAKSGQVTVESAEPLQDEQIRSAVTDAGFALIGRI; encoded by the coding sequence ATGTCCACCACCACCGCCGTCTTCACCGTCGAGGGAATGAGCTGCGGCCACTGCGAGCGGACCGTTACCGCCGGACTGACCGCACTGAACGGCGTCACCAACGTCACCGCCGACGCGAAGTCCGGTCAGGTGACCGTCGAATCCGCCGAACCGCTCCAGGACGAGCAGATCCGCTCGGCCGTCACCGATGCCGGGTTCGCCCTGATCGGTCGGATCTGA
- a CDS encoding GNAT family N-acetyltransferase: MIFRPIVPQELNAVLAQVRPDPSTAVSADTVRARLADGEYRHRWIWVAEPCPGRAPLAVAIWWGSPADAHPSNLDALFARSDPMWAFADLRRRTSSAPRPTTDPRSAVAAALLVAAHRVFAVDGLVPAPDYHLLLPSGWRDRPETAASVAWRRRAAEGAGLRLTAEQLRFERAADRPVPSLSNRLSFTPEPDDEIFVDLFRRCLSKSLDTTSTRKALRIGAEEHARDEIAFYRHGTRGRRSWWRIARTTAGQVVGFAIPSHNSVVPVVGYLGVLPEFRGRGFAAEILAEATRVLAAETRGGVIRAETNLSNHPVVAALELVGYRDRTRRLVFSAT; encoded by the coding sequence GTGATCTTCCGTCCGATCGTCCCGCAGGAACTCAACGCCGTACTGGCCCAGGTACGGCCCGATCCGTCCACCGCGGTCTCGGCGGACACGGTCCGCGCGCGCCTGGCCGACGGCGAGTACCGCCACCGCTGGATCTGGGTGGCCGAGCCCTGCCCCGGCCGGGCCCCACTGGCCGTCGCCATCTGGTGGGGCAGCCCCGCCGACGCCCACCCGAGCAACTTGGACGCCCTGTTCGCCCGGTCCGATCCGATGTGGGCCTTCGCCGACCTACGCCGGCGCACGTCCTCGGCGCCCCGGCCGACCACGGATCCGCGCAGCGCGGTCGCCGCCGCGCTGCTCGTCGCCGCCCACCGGGTGTTCGCCGTCGACGGGCTGGTCCCGGCACCCGACTACCACCTCCTGCTGCCGTCGGGTTGGCGCGACCGCCCCGAGACCGCCGCTTCCGTCGCGTGGCGCCGCAGAGCGGCCGAGGGGGCCGGTCTGCGCCTCACCGCCGAACAGCTCCGCTTCGAACGGGCGGCGGACCGTCCCGTTCCCTCCCTGTCCAACCGGCTGTCCTTCACCCCGGAACCCGACGACGAGATCTTCGTGGACCTTTTCCGCCGGTGCCTGTCGAAGAGCCTGGACACCACGTCCACCCGGAAGGCGCTGCGCATCGGCGCAGAGGAACACGCCCGGGACGAGATCGCGTTCTACCGGCACGGAACGCGCGGCCGGCGCTCCTGGTGGCGGATAGCCCGGACGACGGCGGGGCAGGTGGTCGGCTTCGCCATACCCTCGCACAACTCCGTCGTCCCGGTGGTGGGCTACCTCGGGGTACTGCCCGAGTTCCGGGGCCGCGGCTTCGCTGCGGAGATCCTCGCCGAGGCCACCCGGGTCCTGGCCGCCGAAACCCGGGGCGGGGTGATCCGCGCGGAAACCAACCTCTCCAACCACCCCGTGGTCGCCGC